In a genomic window of Mycoplasma iguanae:
- a CDS encoding phenylalanine--tRNA ligase subunit beta: MIFSYKKLLQLANINVSIDQLAKVITNLGFEVESYELFSKVKGIKFGHVQKVYKNPNADKLNVCEIEFADKKRVIQTNANNVKVGDYLMAFVEGASSGDIVFGPKEMQGVISEGMLCSLNEIGFDISYAPSEMAEGIFTFKEQIDLSIDPVEFFDLNDYLIDVKILSNRSDANSYLIMAREIAAYYLKEMQQLQTVKPNMESTTKVQAGIQSSLVLIETKNSNISISLQEKLFLVKSQVKLISSVVDLTNLNLLMTGMPTHAYDKAKINTTFLTAKLFTGQFQSLGGKITEFKDGLGILNDKNVVVSLAGIMGGEKTAVSDNTENIIFEMGIFPIKEVRSTVKQLKIESNASKQSSKKISLGTLELGTKFLSQRLEKFSVPINFPTIEQKILEFDWNYLNFIAGENIYGNQDFLRTKKSLEILGFKFDKNKITIPTYRHDITHWQDIVEEFFRFYGYEKFKPQQPQQQVLDEIYTYKDYPTLVANLGYQQVWTYSLISKEKNIFNPFSFDKTIELETFVSKEREQIRNSLAVSLAEVIDYNQKRKIQNISIFDIGMVNKLDRVLSLASTVKSFREIQNDLQTIYQKELIFKKTTAEIFHTGVSAKIYNDNNLVGWIGKIHPKLKISDAFFAEIILPENVQKKVIFQNYDSAPLKIRDVTIEIALDQSPMQWINKFKNIVGVYKVELVDEFMKNDKNNITIRITLAEKAISEIETLIN; the protein is encoded by the coding sequence ATGATTTTTTCTTATAAAAAATTATTACAATTAGCTAATATCAATGTTTCAATAGATCAACTAGCAAAGGTTATTACTAATTTAGGTTTTGAAGTTGAATCTTATGAATTATTTTCAAAAGTTAAAGGTATTAAATTTGGTCATGTCCAAAAGGTTTATAAAAATCCCAATGCTGATAAATTGAATGTTTGTGAAATTGAATTTGCAGATAAAAAACGGGTAATTCAAACTAATGCAAATAATGTTAAAGTTGGAGATTACTTAATGGCATTTGTTGAAGGTGCTTCTTCAGGTGATATTGTTTTTGGACCTAAAGAAATGCAAGGTGTGATCTCTGAAGGAATGCTTTGTTCTTTAAATGAGATTGGTTTTGATATAAGTTATGCACCTAGTGAAATGGCTGAAGGAATTTTTACTTTCAAAGAACAAATTGATTTAAGTATAGATCCTGTAGAATTTTTTGATTTAAATGATTATTTAATTGATGTCAAAATTTTATCAAATCGTTCAGATGCTAATTCTTACTTAATAATGGCAAGAGAAATTGCAGCATATTATTTAAAAGAAATGCAACAATTGCAAACTGTAAAACCAAACATGGAATCAACAACTAAAGTGCAAGCTGGAATACAATCATCATTAGTTTTAATTGAAACAAAAAATTCTAATATATCTATTTCTTTACAAGAAAAATTATTTTTAGTAAAATCACAAGTAAAACTAATTAGTTCTGTAGTGGATTTAACTAATTTAAATTTATTAATGACAGGAATGCCAACTCATGCATATGATAAAGCTAAAATTAATACTACATTTTTAACTGCAAAATTATTTACAGGGCAATTTCAGTCTCTAGGTGGAAAAATTACAGAATTCAAAGATGGTCTTGGAATTTTAAATGATAAAAATGTAGTAGTTTCACTTGCTGGAATTATGGGCGGAGAAAAAACTGCAGTTTCTGACAATACTGAAAATATTATTTTTGAAATGGGAATTTTTCCAATTAAAGAAGTTCGTTCAACTGTCAAACAGTTAAAAATTGAATCTAATGCTTCAAAACAATCATCGAAAAAAATTTCTTTAGGAACCTTAGAATTAGGAACTAAATTTTTATCTCAAAGACTAGAAAAATTTTCTGTCCCTATTAATTTCCCAACAATTGAACAAAAAATTTTAGAATTTGACTGAAATTATTTAAATTTTATTGCAGGAGAAAATATTTATGGAAATCAAGATTTTTTAAGAACTAAAAAATCTTTAGAAATTTTAGGTTTTAAGTTTGATAAAAACAAAATTACAATTCCCACATATCGTCATGACATCACACACTGGCAGGATATTGTTGAAGAATTTTTTCGTTTTTATGGTTATGAAAAATTCAAACCACAACAACCACAACAGCAAGTATTAGATGAAATTTATACATACAAAGATTATCCAACTTTAGTAGCAAACTTAGGCTATCAACAAGTTTGAACTTATAGTCTGATTTCTAAAGAAAAAAATATTTTTAATCCTTTTTCTTTTGATAAAACAATTGAATTAGAAACCTTTGTTTCAAAAGAAAGAGAACAAATTAGAAATTCTTTGGCAGTTTCACTTGCTGAAGTGATTGATTACAATCAAAAAAGAAAAATCCAAAATATTTCTATTTTTGATATTGGAATGGTCAATAAATTAGATAGAGTTTTAAGTTTGGCTTCAACTGTAAAAAGTTTTAGAGAAATTCAAAATGATTTACAAACCATTTATCAAAAAGAACTAATTTTTAAAAAAACTACAGCAGAAATTTTTCATACTGGAGTTAGTGCAAAAATTTATAATGATAATAATTTAGTAGGTTGAATTGGAAAAATTCATCCTAAATTAAAAATATCTGATGCTTTTTTTGCTGAAATTATTTTGCCTGAAAATGTTCAGAAAAAAGTTATTTTCCAAAATTATGATTCTGCTCCTTTAAAAATTCGTGATGTAACAATTGAAATTGCTTTAGATCAATCGCCGATGCAGTGAATTAATAAATTTAAAAATATTGTGGGTGTTTATAAAGTAGAATTGGTTGATGAATTTATGAAAAATGATAAAAATAACATCACAATTAGAATTACTTTAGCAGAAAAAGCAATTTCAGAGATTGAAACTTTAATTAACTAA
- the pheS gene encoding phenylalanine--tRNA ligase subunit alpha — protein sequence MDLNKINNLEDLKKIKNQFYAKDSEYGQLQEKLKTSSPEQKAQLGKALKELKAAGEAFFQLAAQKIENLTIEAKIANEKIDVEYNSFNQGSLHPLTLIVNRFRQWFLQNGYIEVEASEIETDEYNFERLNIPQNHPARDMQDSLYLKDKTLLRTHNTGVTARILEKYANRSFSQFTFGKVYRNDEDDQTHSHQFTQIDFVSVGYVNFPNLIWTLKSLLSFVLEDELDIILRPSFFPFTEPSLEVDIVYKDKTIELLGSGMLHHSVLKMAGYTNDMNGFAAGIGIERIAMIKYQILDIREFYKNDLRFLNQFK from the coding sequence ATGGATTTAAATAAAATTAATAATTTAGAAGACCTAAAAAAGATAAAAAATCAATTTTACGCAAAAGATAGTGAATATGGTCAATTGCAAGAAAAATTAAAAACTTCATCTCCCGAACAAAAAGCTCAACTAGGGAAAGCTTTAAAAGAATTAAAAGCTGCTGGAGAAGCGTTTTTTCAACTAGCTGCACAAAAAATTGAAAATCTAACAATTGAAGCAAAAATTGCAAACGAAAAAATAGATGTAGAATATAATTCTTTCAATCAAGGCTCACTGCATCCCTTAACTTTAATTGTCAATCGTTTCCGTCAATGATTTTTACAAAATGGTTATATTGAAGTAGAAGCTTCAGAAATTGAAACTGATGAATATAATTTCGAAAGATTAAATATTCCCCAAAATCATCCAGCTCGTGATATGCAAGATTCACTTTATTTAAAAGATAAAACACTTTTACGTACTCATAATACAGGAGTAACAGCCAGAATATTAGAAAAATATGCTAACAGATCTTTTAGTCAATTCACTTTTGGAAAAGTGTATCGAAATGATGAAGATGATCAAACTCATTCACATCAATTTACACAAATTGATTTTGTGTCTGTAGGTTATGTAAATTTTCCTAACTTAATTTGAACTTTAAAATCATTATTATCTTTTGTACTTGAAGATGAACTAGATATTATTTTACGTCCTTCATTTTTCCCTTTTACAGAACCTTCTTTAGAGGTTGACATAGTTTATAAAGATAAAACTATTGAACTTTTAGGATCTGGAATGTTGCACCACAGTGTATTAAAAATGGCTGGTTATACAAATGATATGAATGGATTTGCTGCGGGAATTGGGATTGAAAGAATCGCTATGATTAAATACCAAATTTTAGACATTCGTGAATTTTATAAAAATGATTTAAGATTCTTAAATCAATTCAAATAG
- a CDS encoding replication-associated recombination protein A, with translation MKSLSLDLRPHELDDLIGQHHLKELFQNIIKTKDLSSFIFYGKSGIGKTSAALILAKKLTDKFDTFNATIENKQQLLEKIKANKILIIDEIHRLNKDKQDLLLSYLENFKITIYATTTENPYFKINPAIRSRMHILEFHSLSENDMLISVQKILQTKINLEMDDATILDLVKLSVGDFRSVLNNLSLLSKIYNNKKVSKNELRKIIPNINFYSDKDGDAHYNNLSAFHKSLRGSDVNAALFYGALLIKSGDFDALFRRMTAMAYEDIGLANPSMGIKIEAAYTAFQRLGIPEGYLPIGHLIAELALSPKSNSTYKAFSKAISIVNTGHIYDIPKHLQDSHYKNAAKLGAGLGYKYSHNYHNSYVEQTYLPKELKNEIFFEFGDSSNEKKIKEFWNRIKQNK, from the coding sequence ATGAAAAGTTTATCTTTAGATTTAAGGCCACATGAACTAGATGATTTAATTGGACAGCATCATTTAAAAGAGCTATTTCAAAACATTATCAAAACAAAAGATTTAAGCTCTTTTATTTTTTATGGCAAAAGTGGTATTGGCAAGACATCAGCTGCTTTGATATTAGCTAAAAAATTAACAGATAAATTTGATACTTTTAATGCCACAATTGAAAATAAACAACAATTATTAGAAAAAATTAAAGCTAATAAAATATTAATCATTGATGAAATTCATAGATTAAATAAAGATAAACAAGATTTATTGCTTTCTTATTTGGAAAATTTTAAAATTACAATTTATGCTACAACTACAGAAAATCCTTATTTTAAAATTAACCCTGCAATCAGAAGTAGAATGCACATTTTAGAATTTCATTCTTTAAGTGAAAATGATATGTTAATTAGTGTACAAAAAATTTTGCAAACAAAAATTAATTTAGAAATGGATGATGCCACCATTTTGGATCTTGTAAAACTATCTGTAGGAGACTTTCGAAGTGTTTTAAATAATTTGAGTTTATTAAGTAAAATTTATAATAACAAAAAAGTTAGTAAAAATGAATTAAGAAAAATTATTCCTAATATTAATTTTTACAGTGATAAAGATGGCGATGCACATTATAATAATTTGAGTGCTTTTCATAAATCATTAAGAGGTAGTGATGTTAATGCTGCACTATTTTATGGAGCTTTATTAATTAAATCTGGTGATTTTGATGCTTTATTTAGAAGGATGACAGCAATGGCTTATGAAGACATTGGATTAGCTAATCCTTCAATGGGTATCAAAATTGAAGCTGCTTATACAGCATTTCAAAGACTGGGAATACCGGAAGGATATTTACCAATTGGACATTTAATTGCTGAATTAGCTCTTTCGCCTAAAAGTAATTCAACTTACAAAGCTTTTAGCAAAGCTATCTCAATTGTAAATACTGGACATATTTATGATATTCCTAAACATTTGCAAGATAGTCATTACAAAAATGCTGCAAAATTAGGAGCAGGATTAGGTTACAAATATAGTCATAATTATCATAACTCATATGTGGAACAAACATATTTACCCAAAGAATTAAAGAATGAAATTTTTTTTGAATTTGGTGATTCTTCAAATGAAAAGAAAATAAAAGAATTTTGAAATCGTATTAAGCAAAATAAATAG
- the plsY gene encoding glycerol-3-phosphate 1-O-acyltransferase PlsY, producing MNFYIFLINFIAILFGYLIGSINFAIIFSKKSKKEDIREKGSRNAGATNALRVYGKKAGLLIFLLDVIKSVVAVLVFWIILSQTRDVQSTGNEFQKSLAFIIPQIAGFGVIIGHIWPVFFKFKGGKGAASLAGLFITVNLVLFLIGIVIFLTIYKLWKNVGFSSIVSPLIMIGLTFIPWMTQSTLGNLNQTFDPSLFWISGLVLLISHIFVIGAHHPNIKNMIKNGL from the coding sequence ATGAATTTTTATATTTTTTTAATTAATTTTATTGCAATACTTTTCGGTTATTTAATAGGAAGTATAAATTTTGCAATAATTTTCTCCAAAAAATCAAAAAAAGAAGACATTAGAGAGAAGGGTTCTCGAAACGCGGGAGCTACAAATGCTTTAAGAGTTTACGGAAAAAAAGCAGGACTTTTAATATTTTTATTAGATGTCATAAAATCAGTTGTAGCAGTACTTGTTTTTTGAATTATTTTAAGTCAAACAAGAGATGTACAATCTACAGGAAATGAATTTCAAAAAAGTTTAGCATTTATTATTCCTCAAATCGCTGGATTTGGAGTAATCATCGGACATATTTGACCAGTATTTTTCAAATTTAAAGGTGGAAAAGGAGCAGCTTCGCTTGCAGGATTATTTATAACTGTAAATCTTGTTTTATTTTTAATTGGTATTGTAATTTTCCTAACTATTTATAAGTTATGAAAAAATGTTGGTTTTTCATCAATTGTTTCACCATTAATTATGATTGGATTAACATTTATTCCTTGAATGACTCAATCAACACTGGGTAATTTAAATCAAACTTTTGATCCAAGTTTATTTTGAATTTCGGGATTAGTTTTATTAATTTCACATATTTTTGTTATTGGTGCACATCATCCCAATATCAAAAATATGATTAAAAACGGGCTTTAA
- a CDS encoding ABC transporter permease subunit has protein sequence MMLIIFTAISQYSAFNPISNTINYIEELPPISNPYKTVILEPGNQLNTLLEIANKSSEFNFIYNSLEDGNASNISNVVLIFNPYELINAIEKLNNKDVSSFYTWLGTNDYGIDIWARLWSSLSITLTLIFLAFIFRILLGWLIGYYASFFNSKFAAFIKKIIISITIVPEFIWYLLLIFIFQFSTSAIFGALILSGWIYQAKSTFIIVDINKNKEFISASKSLGTSNWKIFYLHFFAIILQDFLATFVEKFAIILTMLTIVGYLNLNAQQSDINIGNIFSEAINLSKTNYSYLLSLTLFLIIFLCNFKVIISQFLKSF, from the coding sequence ATGATGTTAATTATTTTTACAGCTATTTCACAATATTCAGCTTTTAATCCAATAAGTAATACTATTAATTATATTGAAGAGCTGCCCCCTATTTCAAATCCGTATAAAACAGTTATTTTAGAACCAGGAAACCAATTAAATACTTTATTGGAAATAGCTAATAAAAGTTCTGAATTTAATTTTATTTATAATTCCTTAGAAGATGGTAATGCTTCAAATATTTCCAATGTTGTTTTAATTTTTAATCCTTATGAATTAATCAATGCAATTGAAAAATTAAATAACAAAGATGTATCTAGTTTTTATACATGGTTGGGAACAAACGATTATGGGATTGATATTTGAGCTAGACTTTGATCTTCTTTATCAATAACTTTAACTTTAATTTTTCTGGCATTTATTTTTAGAATTTTATTAGGATGATTGATTGGTTATTATGCAAGTTTTTTTAATAGTAAATTTGCTGCATTTATTAAAAAAATCATTATTTCAATAACAATTGTTCCAGAGTTCATTTGATATCTTTTATTGATTTTTATTTTTCAGTTTTCTACTTCAGCAATTTTTGGAGCACTAATTTTATCAGGATGAATATATCAAGCTAAATCAACTTTTATTATTGTTGATATAAATAAAAATAAAGAATTTATTTCAGCATCAAAATCTTTAGGAACATCAAATTGAAAAATTTTCTATTTGCATTTCTTTGCCATTATCTTGCAAGATTTTTTAGCAACTTTTGTAGAAAAATTTGCCATTATTTTAACTATGTTAACAATTGTTGGATATTTAAACTTAAATGCTCAACAATCTGATATTAATATTGGAAATATTTTTAGTGAAGCTATAAATTTATCAAAAACTAATTATTCATATTTATTAAGTTTGACCTTATTTTTAATAATCTTTTTATGCAATTTTAAAGTCATAATTTCTCAATTTTTAAAATCATTTTAA
- a CDS encoding ABC transporter permease subunit, with protein MNIFFNLIKKIAVYSVTLILVTWFLFIFLYFFANRSNNSFFQHFLTYFQNFFAGNFGSVNNTEVIESSVKIDTLFFNSLTLTFAWTFISFLISLIFSFFLAYIASTKKTNFWSFLIKGFNSLLSAIPILILVAVFFLINIFLEFPTQFLANANPSKIIISILVPVVILVISITPLMFFTILKILNEIISSGYYIFAKTKGMKAKELFFKVILKTFLLRFLENILQIYLVLFTLAIVLERIFKINGLSLLITYAILYKEADVLMFYFIFSLILIFSFQIFTEIIQEIFDPVNYLSKQKPRWYQQMMFYFKRKLIWK; from the coding sequence ATGAACATATTTTTTAATTTAATAAAAAAAATAGCAGTTTATTCAGTTACATTAATTCTTGTAACTTGATTTTTGTTCATTTTTTTATATTTCTTTGCAAATAGATCTAATAACTCTTTTTTTCAACATTTTTTAACTTACTTTCAAAACTTTTTTGCAGGAAATTTTGGAAGTGTTAATAATACGGAAGTAATTGAAAGTTCAGTTAAAATTGACACATTATTTTTTAATTCATTAACTTTAACATTTGCATGAACTTTTATTTCATTTTTAATTTCTTTAATATTTTCTTTCTTTTTAGCTTATATAGCTTCAACGAAAAAAACTAATTTTTGAAGTTTTTTAATTAAAGGATTTAATTCACTTTTATCTGCAATCCCGATTCTTATTTTAGTTGCAGTCTTTTTTTTAATAAATATTTTCCTAGAATTTCCTACACAATTTTTAGCTAATGCAAACCCCAGCAAAATTATTATTTCAATTTTAGTACCTGTAGTTATTTTAGTAATTTCCATTACACCATTAATGTTTTTTACAATATTAAAAATATTGAATGAAATTATTAGTTCAGGATATTATATTTTTGCAAAAACTAAAGGTATGAAAGCAAAAGAATTATTTTTTAAAGTTATCTTAAAAACCTTTTTATTAAGATTTTTAGAAAATATCTTACAAATTTATCTAGTACTTTTTACTTTAGCTATTGTTCTAGAAAGAATTTTTAAAATTAATGGTTTATCACTGCTAATTACTTATGCAATTCTTTATAAAGAAGCTGATGTATTAATGTTTTATTTTATTTTCTCTTTAATTTTAATTTTTAGTTTTCAAATTTTCACTGAAATTATTCAAGAAATTTTTGATCCTGTAAATTATTTATCAAAACAAAAACCAAGATGATATCAACAAATGATGTTTTATTTTAAAAGGAAGTTAATATGAAAATAA
- a CDS encoding OppA family ABC transporter substrate-binding lipoprotein gives MKKIFLFSNFVIISSASLLVACSHYVDYQNPQTFISSFNNANKIFDFSTLENKNNNLLLKQLDNLTNLRLFRYKTTSKPLINYANLTIEKPTEVSKKLEFANAIFVHAQESSIINEATDLKTYSFYTDLTDKLDAPENFGTYLNSYAIARASDNLYNSINSDFFEWSLQKAKKIEISLRPNLFWSDYLGQRQNHKINAESVYYGMMNVLLRNKNFRQQFLNTSELKEMEQLNYVNEIDYFNGIDYLAILNNLGIDTNKLLNKNTFIKDENTITIYARENSEKGLLTFFESLLIESPLFQPIFFDASKNEILDKLNFYNYGKTFKDRFYAGNYVINKNSPEEILLKLNEHFWEKSWINNPQKLETIIYSFNALPLNSDYFAQQNFENYQQKIISRSDFTNLNNSEKQKILSDPATFGLSYTTEYNSSSSIKTSQLNLIPSENKINNFNNLFANLFYGTNLNQIEKGQTKIADLFSKDVIAFRTYLMSALNFSLFAKQVSPENDYWLSSVPVDLALKRNFENLLEYQSAKDAYLWINKIQVIQDNEKNINIFNDDNDKLYFDLNNSLDLEKRMQSSKYSEIQESLKKLLDNFYNLNNLTQKRKIEWIIPIDTRILTNSQKNIYLKLEEFYGQLDSRLKPKVALIENQADYEKYFINENSIFKNFSLNLTESTFSNYLEIFIKDNNYQNLILLFAIFANPKLKDIFPELLLFSKNLFEQITYQNLVAEKNNLFFEINLEQWSNFNLKQLNNLKKILFKTVEQEAKFSKFLKLFINAFVDKNLNNFKMINLINQITNLKDLTIEAAASFKVNSLEKKLIQNYLDFPSKYRGIEYLQDVRIRKEL, from the coding sequence ATGAAAAAAATATTTTTATTTTCAAATTTTGTAATCATCTCTTCAGCTTCTTTGCTAGTTGCTTGTTCTCATTATGTTGACTATCAAAATCCACAAACTTTTATTAGTAGTTTTAACAATGCTAATAAAATTTTTGATTTTAGTACTTTAGAAAATAAAAATAATAATCTACTTTTAAAACAACTTGACAACTTGACAAATTTAAGACTTTTTAGGTATAAAACAACTTCTAAACCATTAATTAATTATGCAAATCTTACAATTGAAAAGCCTACAGAAGTTTCCAAAAAATTAGAATTTGCCAACGCCATTTTTGTTCATGCCCAAGAAAGTTCTATCATTAATGAAGCAACTGATTTAAAAACTTATAGTTTTTATACAGATCTAACAGACAAACTAGATGCTCCTGAAAATTTTGGTACATATCTAAATTCTTATGCAATTGCTAGAGCAAGTGACAATTTATATAATTCAATTAATAGTGATTTTTTTGAATGAAGTTTGCAAAAAGCTAAAAAAATTGAAATTTCACTTCGCCCTAATTTATTTTGATCTGACTATTTAGGCCAAAGACAAAATCACAAAATAAATGCAGAAAGTGTTTATTATGGAATGATGAACGTTCTTTTAAGAAATAAAAACTTTCGTCAACAGTTTTTAAATACGTCAGAACTCAAAGAAATGGAACAATTAAATTATGTAAATGAGATTGATTATTTTAATGGTATAGATTATTTAGCAATTTTGAATAATTTAGGAATTGATACTAATAAATTATTAAATAAAAATACTTTCATTAAAGATGAAAATACAATCACAATTTATGCAAGAGAAAATTCAGAAAAAGGTTTACTAACTTTTTTTGAAAGTTTACTAATTGAATCGCCATTATTTCAACCAATATTTTTTGATGCTTCAAAAAATGAAATCTTAGATAAACTAAATTTTTATAATTATGGAAAAACATTTAAAGATCGTTTTTATGCTGGAAATTATGTTATTAATAAAAATTCCCCCGAAGAAATATTATTAAAACTTAATGAACACTTTTGAGAAAAATCTTGAATAAATAATCCCCAGAAACTAGAAACTATTATTTATTCATTTAATGCCTTACCATTAAATTCTGATTATTTTGCACAACAAAATTTTGAAAATTATCAACAAAAAATTATTTCCAGAAGCGATTTTACTAACTTAAATAATTCTGAAAAACAAAAAATTTTATCAGATCCTGCAACTTTCGGTTTAAGTTATACTACAGAATATAATTCCAGTTCTTCGATTAAAACAAGTCAATTAAATTTAATTCCCAGTGAAAATAAAATCAATAATTTTAATAATTTATTTGCTAATTTGTTTTATGGTACTAACCTAAATCAGATCGAAAAAGGTCAAACCAAAATAGCTGATTTGTTCAGTAAAGATGTGATTGCTTTTAGAACTTATTTGATGAGTGCATTGAATTTTTCACTATTTGCTAAGCAAGTTTCACCAGAAAATGATTATTGATTATCATCAGTTCCTGTAGATTTAGCACTAAAAAGAAATTTTGAAAACTTATTAGAATATCAGAGTGCCAAAGATGCTTATTTATGAATTAACAAAATTCAAGTAATTCAAGATAATGAAAAAAATATAAATATTTTTAATGATGATAATGATAAATTGTATTTCGATTTAAATAATTCTTTAGATTTAGAAAAGAGAATGCAGTCTTCAAAATATAGTGAAATTCAAGAATCACTAAAAAAATTATTAGATAATTTTTATAATTTAAATAATTTGACTCAAAAACGAAAAATAGAATGAATAATTCCCATTGATACAAGAATTTTGACTAATAGTCAAAAAAATATTTATTTAAAACTAGAAGAGTTTTATGGACAATTAGATTCACGTTTAAAACCTAAAGTTGCTTTAATTGAAAATCAAGCTGATTATGAAAAATACTTTATAAATGAAAATAGTATTTTTAAAAATTTTTCACTAAATCTAACTGAATCAACTTTTTCAAATTATTTAGAAATTTTTATAAAAGATAATAATTATCAAAATTTAATTTTATTATTTGCTATTTTTGCAAATCCAAAATTAAAAGATATTTTTCCAGAATTATTGCTTTTTTCAAAAAATCTTTTTGAACAAATAACTTACCAAAATCTTGTTGCAGAAAAAAATAATCTTTTTTTTGAAATTAATTTAGAACAATGAAGCAATTTTAATTTAAAGCAATTAAATAATTTAAAAAAAATTTTATTTAAAACAGTAGAACAGGAAGCAAAATTTAGTAAATTTTTAAAGTTATTTATAAATGCTTTTGTAGATAAAAATTTGAATAACTTTAAAATGATTAATTTAATAAATCAAATAACAAATCTAAAAGACTTAACAATTGAAGCAGCTGCAAGTTTTAAAGTAAATAGTTTAGAAAAAAAACTAATCCAAAATTATTTAGATTTTCCAAGTAAATATCGAGGAATTGAATATTTACAAGATGTAAGAATTAGAAAGGAATTATAA